The following nucleotide sequence is from Pseudomonas sp. S09G 359.
TTTCATGGCGCCACGCGCCTGCGCCGGGCAGACCAGAAGCTGTTTGACCAGTTTCCGGCTGGGCAGTTGACGTTGGCGGCGGTGTCGCAAACCCTGGCTGACTCGCTTGAACGTTACCTGCAACGGCCGGTGGCTGTGTTGCGCAGTGCTTTTGACCCGGTTGCCTTTCGTGCTGCCGCGCTGACCCGCGAGCATGCACGGTTGCGCCTGGACTTGCCGTTGCAAGGTGCGCCGGTGTTGGGTGCGGTGGGGCGGTTGGTTGATGGCAAGGGGTTTGGCTGTTTGCTGGAGGCGTTCGCCAACGTGTCGGTCGAACAGCCTGACGCGCGCCTGGTGATCATCGGCGAAGGGCCCGCAAGGCCAGCCCTTGAAGCGCGCATCGAGCAGCTCGGCTTGCAGGGCAACGTGTCGCTGCCGGGCCATCTGCCGGACGCGGCGACGCTTTACCGGGCTTTCGATTGGGTTGCCATTCCGTCGACCCAAGAGGGCTTGGGCTTGATCCTGCAAGAGGCGGTGATGGCCGGGGTACCGGTATTGACCAGCGAATTGGCGGTGTTTCGCGAGCAATTGGCGGATGCCGGCTGGTACGCGCCTTCAGACGATGCCCAAGCCTGGGGCAGCCTTATGGCACGCGCCTTCGCCACCTCTGCACACGCGGTGGTCGAGACTCAGTCGCGGGCGCTGGCGCCGGAACAAGCCTGGAAAGATTTCAGTGAAACCTCCCAGCGGCTGTTCTCATGCCGCTAGCAGTGCCTGCTCCAATGCTTGCATTGGAAAGCGATCGTTCAGCTTCTCGCGCGCAATATAGCGTGCGAAGTGCTGCAAGTTGCGCCGTGCCAGTTCCGGGTTCAGCGGCGCGCGCAGAAAGCGCATGTCAGCCACGTCGATCAGCCCCATTTCATTGTCTGGCGTTACGACAATATTGCCCAGGTGCAAGGACCGGAAGTAGATGCCTGCGCCATGCAAGCGGCGGATGAGTGCCACCAGCGGGCCGAGGTTCGACTCCCATTCAAAGCCTTCCTGATTGGAAATCTGCCGCAGCGTTTCCCCCGGCAACGGGCGATACAACACGGCGGTCATGCCGGGCGCTGCCAGTTGAAAGAACGCGAGTACGGTCAAGGTGGGGATGCCACGCGCTTGCAGTTGCGCCACGTTGTCGATGAACCGCTTGGAGTAGGGGCGAAACAGTGCCGACGAAAACAGCCGTTTGCGCCGGAAAAGTTTGAGGATATTTCCGTCAGACAGCAGGTAGACTTTCGGCCCGTAGCTGTCCTTTTCCAGGATTCTGGCGCCTTCAATCATCGCGGTTAAATCGGCTTGGGCAAGCCTTGAACATTGCATCGTTGGAAAGCCTTGTGGGAGTCGCGGGGCACATTGATCGGTAATAATGCCGAAAGTTTTGGGTTTTAACCATGCCGGGTTGGCGGGTTGAACGTTTTCAGGAGCGGGTGATGCAAGCAAGTCGTTGGGCGCAGGTATGGATGATTTTCGGGTTACTTTGGTTTTTGCTGGCGATTGCCTTCGCGCCGACCAACAAGATTTATCAACAAGGGCTGACGTTGTTTCTCTGGTTGCCGGCCGTGGTGTTTGCCTGGTCGGCCCGTGAACGGCTCAAGGAGGTCTGGCGCGAACAGCGTTGGATGTGCCTGATGGTCGCGGCGCTCGCGGTGTGGGGCGCGGTGAGTTTATTGTGGACGAATACCGAAGATCCTTCGCGTGAAACCAAGCGCCTGCTGTACATCGGCATGTTCCTGCTGTTTTTCCCGGTGCTCGCCTGTGGCCAGTCCGAGCGGGTGATTCGCGTGATGCAGTGGGGTGGTTTCGGCCTCGCGTTGTCGTCGCTGGTGGCGATCATCAAGTTCTATGGTGTGGAGCACAATGCCTGGTCTGCGCGTCTCGAGGGCTTGGGCCAGTTGTCCCACCCGATCCTGGGCGCCTACGTGATTGGCGTGGCGGCCGTCTGGCTGCTGCACTGGCTGCCCCGTGGCCGCTGGATGCAAGTGGCGTGGGTGCTGTCCATCGGACTCCTCGGCCTTTTCGTGGTGTTGAGCCAAAGCCGTGGTGCGGCACTGGCTCTGCTGCTGACTGTGGTCGCAATGCCCGCCTGGTGCCGTGACCGGCGCACTGCAGTGATCGCCATCGGCGCGGTCGTGGCGGCAGTGGCAGTGTTCTTTGCCATGCAGTCGCTGATGCTGGCCCGTGGCGTTTCGTACCGGCCGCAAATCTTCATGTCTGCCCTGCAGATGATTTCCGAGCACCCGTGGACCGGCCTGGGCCTGGGCGGAGATTACAAGGTGCTGGCGGATGGGCTTTATTTTGATCACTCCCACAACCTGTTCACCCACATCACCATCGAACTGGGCCTGCCCGGCCTGTTGCTGTGGTGCGGGCTGTGGTTCGGCGTGTTGTGGCAAGCCTGGAAGGCGCGCGACACGCTCTACGGCAAGGGCATTATCGGTATCTGGGTGTTCTCGTTCCTGGCCATGCAGTTCGATGCGGCCAGCCTCACCGGCACGCCGCGGGCCGAGTGGTTTATCTCGTGGCTGCCGATTGCGCTGGCCAGTGTTTTGGTCTGGGCGCGGGCCAAACCCGATGCTTGTGATAAAGTTCGCGTCCTATCCAATCAGTGAGCTCGACACATGAGTGACGCACCGCCCAAAGCGGACCAGGAGTCCAGCCTCAAAATCTATTTGCGGCTGCTGGGCTATGTGAAACCGTATCTCGGCATGTTCATGCTGAGTATCGTGGGCTTCGTGATCTTTGCGTCTACCCAGCCCATGCTCGCCGGGATCCTCAAATACTTCGTGGATGGCCTGAGCAATCCCGATGTGGTGTTCCTGCCCAAGATCCCGTTGTTCAAGGACCTGAAACTGCTGATGGCCGTGCCCCTGCTGATCATCCTAATCGCGGCGTGGCAGGGCCTGGGCTCTTTCCTGGGTAACTACTACCTGGCCAAGGTTTCCCTGGGGCTGGTGCATGACCTGCGTGTTTCGCTGTTCAACAAACTGTTGGTGCTGCCCAACCGCTACTTTGATACGCATAACTCCGGCCACCTGATTTCCCGCATCACCTTCAACGTGACCATGGTGACCGGTGCCGCCACCGATGCGATCAAAGTGGTGATCCGCGAAGGCCTGACGGTGGTGTTCCTGTTCGGCTACCTGCTGTGGATGAACTGGAAACTGACCCTGGTGATGCTGGCGATCCTGCCGCTGATTGCGGTGATGGTGAGCAGCACCAGCAAGAAATTCCGCAAGCAGAGCAAGAAGATCCAGGTGGCGATGGGCGACGTGACGCACGTGGCCTCCGAGACCATCCAGGGCTACCGCGTGGTGCGCAGCTTCGGTGGCGAAAGTTATGAAGAGCAGCGTTTCGCCGCCGCCAGCCAGAGCAACACCGACAAGCAACTGCGCATGAACAAGACCGGCGCGGTCTACACGCCGATGCTGCAATTGGTGATCTACACCGCCATGGCGACGCTGATGTTCCTGGTGTTGCTGCTGCGCGGCGACGCTACGGCGGGTGACCTGGTGGCGTACATCACTGCTGCGGGCCTGCTGCCCAAGCCGATCCGCCAGCTGTCGGAAGTCAGCTCGACGATCCAGAAGGGCGTAGCGGGTGCCGAGAGCATCTTCGAGCAGTTGGATGAAGTGCCTGAGGTCGACGGCGGCACCGTGGAGCGTGACCGCGTCAGCGGTCGCCTGGACGTGCGCAACCTGAGTTTCACCTACCCAGGCACCGAGCGTGAAGTGCTCAAGAACATCAGCTTCAGCGCAGCGCCTGGGCAGATGATCGCCCTGGTCGGCCGCTCGGGCAGCGGCAAGTCGACCCTGGCCAGCCTGATCCCGCGCTTCTACCACCATGAAGCCGGGGAAATCCTGCTGGACGAGGTAGAGATCGAAGACTACCGCCTGCGCAACCTGCGCCGGCACGTGGCCCAAGTGACCCAGCACGTAACCCTGTTCAATGACACCGTGGCCAACAATATTGCCTACGGCGATCTGGCGGGCGCACCACGTGCCGACATCGAAAAAGCCGCGGCAGATGCCTATGCCATGGACTTTATCAGCGAGCTGCCAAATGGTCTGGACACCGACGTGGGCGAAAACGGCGTGCTGCTTTCCGGCGGCCAGCGTCAACGCCTGGCGATCGCGCGTGCGTTGCTGAAAAACGCCCCGCTGCTGATCCTCGACGAGGCTACTTCGGCGCTGGATACCGAGTCGGAGCGGCATATCCAGGCCGCGCTGGACAAGGTCATGAAAGGCCGCACCACCCTGGTGATCGCGCACCGCTTGTCCACCATCGAGAAAGCCGACCTGATTCTGGTGATGGATCACGGTGAAATTGTCGAGCGTGGTACGCATCTCGAACTGCTGGCCATGGGCGGCTATTACTCGCGCCTGCACGCCATGGGCCTGGATGAGCCGGCAACGGCCAACATCACCTGATAAGCCGGGGCGCGCAATGCGCCCCGTTTTTTGTGTCAAAGCCCTTACAGGCTTTACCAAAGCCAAATAATTCACCGCCTGTCGTTTGTTATGTTGGCCTCCTCGATTCGAATCAAGAACGAGAGGGCTAACCTTCTTGCGTGGGTAATGGAATGTTGCAACGACTGTTCTGGAAACTGCTCCCGAAACACCAGCGGGTGTTTTTGCTGGGGCGTTTGTCAGTGGTGGATCGCCAGGCAGTGAACAAATCCCTGTCTGGGGTCGTCACGCTCAACCCCGCTTTCGAACGGCATAAATGTGTGTTTATCCACGTGCCCAAATGCGCTGGCAGCAGCGTGTGCTCGGCACTGCTCGAAGGGCGGTGGCCAGGGCATTTGCCGTACTACTGGTACCAGCAGCAATTTCCCCAGCACTGCGAGCGCAGTTTCAAGTTCGCCTTCGTGCGTGATCCGCTGGAACGTGCTTACTCGGCCTACACCTACTTGCGCGGCAACCACATGGGTGCCCGCGACTTGCACGCCCAGGCCCTGGTCTCCAGCTACCGTGATTTCGACCATTTTGTGGCCGGCTGGCTGCACCCGGACAACCTGCGCCGCCAATTGCATTTCGCGCCCCAGACCGACTTTCTGGTCGATCAAATGGGCCACATGGCGATGGATTTTCTCGGGCGCCAGGAGTCACTGGAGCAAGACTTCCGACATCTGTGCGAACGCCTCGGGGTGAACTCATCCCTGCCTCATCTGAATGTTTCCCTCGGGCGCCGTAGCGAGCCGGTCAAGGAGTTTTGCACCTTGCGCACGCGCCGCCTGGTCCGGCGTGCCTATCAACGTGATTACGAGGTCCTGGGTTATGAATAGCCAGTCGCTTGCCGGTGGTTCCGCTTCCATCCGTCCCTTTGCCTTGTCGTTATCGGTGGCGGCACGGGCCGCGCTCAAGCACCAGCAGCCTTGCTGCCTGTGGCTGACCGGGTTGTCCGGGTCCGGTAAGTCGACCCTGGCGAATGCGTTGGAAGTGCAGCTAAACGAGCAGGGGCGGCATACCTTTGTGCTCGATGGCGACAACCTGCGCAGCGGTTTGTGCAATGACCTGGGCATGAGTGATGCGGCGCGCAAGGAAAATATCCGCCGCATCGGCGAAGTGGCGCGGCTGATGGTGGACGCGGGATTGATCGTGATCGTCTCGGCGATTTCGCCGTTCAGCGCCGATCGGGCGACCGCACGGGCGCTGTTCGGGCCGGGGCAGTTTTACGAGGTGTACATCAACACGCCGTTCGACGTGTGCGCGCGGCGCGACCCCAAGGGCCTGTACCGCGCGGCGCTGGAAGGGCGCATCAAGGCCTTCACCGGCCTGGACAGCCCGTATGAAGCGCCGCTGGCGGCCGACTGCACAATCAACACCGATGCAGTCGAACTGGCCGACGCCGTGGAGCATATCCTGGCGGCTCTGTTCAAAAAATGATCAGTTTTCGCGCGTGATGCATCGCGGATAAAGCTCTCGAACTAGGCGGCGCTCACCCTGTGCTAATATCGCGCCCCTGTTCATTTTGTATGTGGGTTGCTCCATGAAGTTGTCCATGCCGCGATTCGATCAAGCCCCTGTCTTGGTGGTCGGCGATGTCATGCTCGACCGTTACTGGCATGGTGGTACCTCACGGATTTCCCCTGAGGCGCCGGTGCCGGTCGTCAAGGTCGAGCAAATCGAAGACCGCCCGGGCGGCGCTGCCAACGTTGCCCTCAATATTGCCGCCCTCGGCGCCCCGGCCTCCCTGGTGGGTGTGACCGGCGACGACGAAGCCGCCGACAGCCTGGCCAACAGCCTGCGCGGTGCCGGCGTGCGCGCGCTGTTCCAGCGCATTGCCCACCAGCCGACCATCGTCAAGCTGCGGGTCATGAGCCGTCACCAGCAATTGCTGCGTATCGATTTCGAAGAACCCTTCGCCACCGACGCCCTGGCCCTCAGTGGCCAGGTTGACGAACTGCTCGAAGGCATCAAGGTGCTGGTGTTGTCCGACTACGGCAAAGGCGCCTTGAAGAACCACCAGGTGCTGATCCAGGCCGCCAAGGCCAAGGGCATCCCGGTGCTGGCCGATCCCAAGGGCAAGGACTTCTCGATTTATCGCGGGGCCAGCCTGATCACGCCGAACCTCAGCGAGTTCGAAGCCATCGTCGGTGGTTGCGCCGATGAGCACGAGCTGGTCACCAAGGGCGCCACGCTCATGGCCGACCTCGACCTGGGCGCCTTGCTGGTGACCCGTGGCGAGCACGGCATGACCCTGCTGCGCCCTGGCCATCCGGCGATGCACCTGCCGGCACGGGCCCGTGAAGTGTTCGACGTGACCGGCGCCGGCGACACGGTGATTTCCACCCTGGCGGCCTCGATTGCGGCTGGCGAAGAACTGCCCCACGCGGTGGCCCTGGCCAATCTGGCGGCGGGCATCGTGGTCGGCAAGCTGGGTACCGCCGCGATCAGCGCGCCTGAACTGCGCCGCGCGATCCAGCGCTCCGAAGGCTCGGAACGTGGCGTACTGACCATCGAGCAATTGCTGCTGGCGATTGACGATGCCCGTGCCCATAACGAAAGCATTGTGTTTACCAACGGCTGCTTCGACATCCTGCACGCCGGCCACGTGACGTACCTGGAGCAGGCGCGCGCCCAAGGCGATCGCCTGATTGTCGCGGTTAACGACGATGCGTCGGTCAGCCGCCTCAAGGGCCCTGGCCGCCCGATCAACAGTGTCGACCGGCGCATGGCCGTGCTGGCCGGCCTGGGCGCGGTGGACTGGGTGATCAGCTTCCCGGAAGCGACCCCGGAAAACCTCCTGGCCCAGGTCAAGCCGGACGTGCTGGTCAAGGGCGGCGACTACTCCGTCGACCAGGTGGTTGGCGCCGATATCGTCAGTGCCTACGGTGGCAAGGTCAAAGTGTTGGGCCTGGTTGAGAACAGCTCGACCACCGCCATTGTCGAGAAGATCCGCAACAATGAGTAATGCTGAAAAGTGGGTTCTGATTACCGGCGGCGCGGGGTTCATCGGCTCGCACCTGGTCGACGCGCTGCTCGCCAAGGGCTACGCCGTGCGGGTGCTGGATAACCTGTCCACAGGCAAGCGCAGTAACTTGCCGCTGGGCAACCCGCGCGTTGAGCTGCTGGAAGGTGACGTCGCCGATGCGGCGCTGGTGGCGCGTGCCGCCGTCGGCACCACGGCGGTGGTGCACCTGGCGGCGGTGGCCTCCGTGCAGGCGTCGGTGGATGATCCGGTCAGCACGCACCAGAGCAATTTCGTCGGCACCTTGAATGTCTGCGAAGCCATGCGCAAGGCCGGCGTGAAACGCGTGGTGTTTGCCTCCAGCGCCGCGGTGTATGGCAACAACGGCGAGGGGGCTTCGATTGATGAAGACACCACCAAGGCGCCGCTGACGCCCTATGCCTCCGACAAGTTGGCCGGCGAGCATTACTTCGATTTCTACCGTCGCCAGCATGGCCTGGAGCCGGTAATTTTCCGCTTCTTCAATATCTTCGGGCCGCGCCAGGATCCGTCCTCGCCGTACTCCGGGGTGATCAGCATTTTCAGCGAACGTGCCCAGCAGGGCCTGCCGATTGCCGTGTTCGGCGACGGCGAGCAGACCCGCGATTTCATGTACGTGGAAGACCTGGTCGACGTGCTGGTGCAGGCCATTGAAGCCCCGGACGCGCCCTTGGGTGCGATCAACGTGGGTTGGAACCGTACCACCACGCTCAAGCAGGTGTTGCAGGCATTGGAAGAAGCGGTGGGCAGCTTGCCGACGGTGACTTACGGGCCGGCGCGATCGGGGGATATCCGGCATTCGCGGGCGAATAACCAGCGGTTGTTGGCGAGTTTCAAATTGCCCGAGCCTACCCCGCTGAAAGTCGGCCTGGAACGCCTACTCAACGGCTAACCTAAATCAAATGTGGGAGGGGGCTTGCCCCCGATAGCGGTGTATCAGTTACAGATGAGGTGACTGACACACCGCCATCGGGGGCAAGCCCCCTCCCACATTTTGATTGCGGTTTAACCTTTAACTTTCTTCTTCGGCACAATCTTGCGCAGCACCCGCTGTGCCAGGCGCTTCAATTTCGATTCTTTCTCCGGCGCTGCCAGGCCTTGCTGGCGCAGCCAATCCTTCCAGCGAATGCGCTCCTCACGCACCAGCCAGCCTTCCTGCTGGGCGAAGCTTTCGGCCAGGTACAAACCCCGCGTGCTTGCCGGGTACAGCTGGTCTTTCTTCACGGTGTACAGCTCGGCCAACGGCTGGCCGTCCTTCAGTGGCATCAGGTACAGATCGGGGCGCTGGCGGTCCAGGCGCGCGACTAACTGGTCGCCTTCGAGTCGCTCATCCACATGGAACAGGCTCAGGGACTTGGCTTCCTTCGGCACTTCAAGACGCAAGTCATAAATCAATTGCAGCGACGCCGTCGGCAGGTGCACGTAGGCCCGTGGGCGTTCGATCAGCTGGGTGGTGGCGCAGCGCACCGGGCGCGCGGCGCCGGACAGCGGGCTGAGGCGAAACGGCAGCGCCTCGCGGTAGTGCAGGGCTGCCGCGTAGGGCGCCGGCAGCCAGGTATCGTTGAAGCGCCCGCTGAGCCAGCCTTCAGGCGTCTCCAGCAGGCACTCCTCGGCAATTTCCTGGATGGCGGTGTGCAGCGGCAGGTTCAATTCGTGGGCGGGCACGTAGCCAGAGATCAGCTTGAGCACCACATCGCCCCGGTCCTGGCGACGCTGGCGCACCAGCACCCAGTAGTCCTTGTTTTGCCAGTGCAGGGTCAATCGTACTGACACGCCGAGATTGGCCAGTTCCAGCACGAAGCGCTCGGGGTCGGCCACCTCCACCGGCTTGCGCCGTTGCAGGGTTTGGGCAAAGTTGAGCGGCATGCCCACGCTCTGGTAGCTGAGGCCTTCGGGGGTGGCTTCGACGTGCAGCGGCAGTGTTTTAAAGTTGCTGGGGTTTTTTCTTATGAGCGTTCGCGGCATGTCGGCTCCTTTCTGCGACGGGGTCGGCCGCGTCGGCGGCATCAGAGTTGACGAATGACTTGGGCAGCGGTCGCCACGTTATGGGCCAGGTGCAGCGGATTAATGGTCCCGACAATAGCACTGGCGACGCCCGTTTGCGCAAACAACAACATGAAACTGGCACGAATTGGATCCATTCCAGGCTCCAGGCACACATGGCCGCTGGCCAGGGCTTTTTTCACCAGGATGCCCTTGCCGTGGGCGGCCGCATAATCAATGACGGTTTTCTCCGCCTGTTCGTTCAGATTGTAGGTGACCATCGCGCAATCACCTTGTTCCAGAGCCTTCACGCCGCCCTCGACGGTTTTGCCGGAGAAGCCGAAACCACGGATCTTGCCCTCGCGTTTCAGCTCGGCCAGGGTCTGGTAGACCTCGCAGTCATTGAGGATATGCAGGTCGTTGCCGTCGGAGTGCACCAGCACCAGGTCGATAAAATCAGTTTCAAGGCGTTTCAAGCTGCGCTCGATGGACATCCGGGTGTGGGCCGCACTGAAGTCGTGACTGGACACGCCGTTTTCGAATTCTTCACCGACCTTGCTGACAATCACCCAGTCCTTGCGCTGATCACGCAGCAGCGGCCCCAGGCGTTCCTCGCTCATGCCATAGGCCGGCGCGGTGTCGATCAGGTTGATCCCCAGCTGACGGGCTTGGCGCAGCAGCATCCGCGCGGCGTCGTCATCCGGAATCGTAAAGCCGTTGGGGTATTTCACCCCCTGGTCGCGGCCGAGCTTGACGGTGCCCAGGCCCAGTGGCGACACCAACAGGCCAGTGCTGCCCAAGGGGCGATGCAGGTCGTGCAGGGTCGGCAGGCTCATGGCAACAGTTGCTCCCAGGCAGGTTGGCCGATAGCCGGCGTTGGCAGGGCGGGCAGGGGCTCGCTGGCACTTGGGCGGATGCCGTCGCGTTCCAGGCTGTTGATCACCCGGTCGGCGAAGTCCGGCGCCAGCGCCAGTTTGGTCGGCCAACCCACCAGCAGGCGGCCCTGTTCGGCGACAAAGGCGTTGTCGGGGCGGCTCAGCCCCGATTGAAACGGCTCGGCGCGGTCGACGCGCAGGGTCGCCCAGCGGGTCTGGCTCATGTCGATCCATGGCAGCAACTGCGCCAGCTCTTTCTGCGCAGTGGCGATCTGTTCTTCAGGCGTGCGCGCCACCCCGTCGGCCTCGGCGATGTCGCCGCCCATGTACCACACCCAGTTGCCATCGGCCGCCGGGTGGGTGGTCACGGTGATACGCGGCTTGGTGCCGCCGCCCAGGCAGTGGGCGTACAGCGGCTTCAAGCCAGGGCCCTTGGCGATGATCATGTGCAGCGGCCGGGTTTGCATGGCCGGCTGGCTCAGGCCCAGCGCGGCCAACAACTCGGCGGTGCCGCCGCCGGCACTCAGCACGATGCGCTGGGCGCGGATCTCGCGGCCATCGACCTTCAGGCCCACCAGGCTGTCGCCTTCGAGCAGCGGTTCGATGTGCTGCCCGGCGAGCAGGCCATCCCCGGCCAGTTGCGCCAGGCGCTCGATCAGGCTGGGCACGTCGATGACCAATTCGGCCAGGCGGTAAACCTTGCCCTTGAAGCGCCGATCTTGCAGGGCCGGCGGCAGGTCGTCGCCCTTGACCTGGTCCACGCGGCCGCGCACCGCCTTGCTGGCGAAGAAGCTGGTGAGGTTGCCGGCGATCGTGCCTGGCGACCACAGGTAGTGCGCCTCGGACAGCAACCGCACGCCGGACAGGTCCAGCTCACCGCTGCCGGCCAGGGCTTCGCGCCAGCGGCGCGGCATGTCGGCAATGGCTTCGGAGGCGCCGGTGAGGGCGCCGTGCAGGGCGTATTTCGCACCGCCGTGAATAATCCCCTGGGACTTCACGCTTTGCCCGCCACCCAAGGTGGCGTTTTCCACCAGTACCGTGGAAAAGCCTTGGCGGCGCAGGCGCGCATTCAGCCAGAGGCCGGCAACCCCGGCGCCGACAATCAGGATGTCGGTGGAAATAACGGATGGCATCGGCGACCTCAGTGTTCAAGACAAGAGGCGCAGTATACAGGCTGTTGAGTAGCGGTCAGTGCCCGGCGGTTTTCGAGAACAGCTGGATGACCACCACGCCCAGCACAATCAGGCCCATGCCGAGCATCGCCGGCACATCCAGCTTCTGCCCGTAGATAAACAGCGCTGCGATGCTGACCATCACGATGCCCATCCCGGCCCACACGGCATACGCCACGCCCACCGGCACGGTACGCACCACCAGGGTCAGCATCCAGAAGGCCACGCCGTAGCCGACGATCACCAGCAACAATGGGATCGGCGTGCTCCAGCCCTTGATGGCTTTCATGGAAACGGTGGCGATCACTTCCGAGCAGATGGCAATGGCCAGGTAGCAGTAGGCGGCGTTCATGGGGTAGTCCTCGGTATGCAGCAATCTGATAAGGCCGGCATTCTAGAGGGTTGTCAGATGGGGTAAAGTCATTACCTATCCGAAATAGAGATGGGTTGGCCATGCAGTGGAATCTGGAACAGATGCGCCTGTTTGTCGACGTCGCTGAGCAGCGTTCGTTTTCGGCGGTGGCGCGTGGGCAGCGCAAGGCGCAATCGGCAGTCAGCAATGGGATTGCGTTGCTGGAAGCGGACCTGGGCGTAAGCCTGTTCGAGCGTAGCAGCGGCCGTCAGCCAAGCCTGACCGAAGCCGGCGCTGTGCTGCTGGAGGAGGCACGCGAGGTGTTGCGCCAGTGTGAGCGCCTCAATGGGAGGGCGCTGTCATTGACCCGTGGTGAAGAAGCCTGCCTGCGCCTGGCTCAGGACGAGGCGATGTTGTTCCAGCCGGTGCTCGACAGCCTTGAGGCGTTGGCGGTGCACTACCCATTGCTCGAAGTGCAGTTGTCCAGCGCTGCCCAGGGCGATGTGGCGCGCAAGTTGGTGGAGCGCAAGGCCGACCTGGGCCTGTTGTTCTATCACGACCAGATCCCCGAGGCCCTAGAGCGACGCGTGGTGGGCAGTGTGGAAATGGTCACCGTGTGCGGTGTGAACCACCCGCTGGCCCAGGAT
It contains:
- a CDS encoding FAD-binding oxidoreductase, translating into MPSVISTDILIVGAGVAGLWLNARLRRQGFSTVLVENATLGGGQSVKSQGIIHGGAKYALHGALTGASEAIADMPRRWREALAGSGELDLSGVRLLSEAHYLWSPGTIAGNLTSFFASKAVRGRVDQVKGDDLPPALQDRRFKGKVYRLAELVIDVPSLIERLAQLAGDGLLAGQHIEPLLEGDSLVGLKVDGREIRAQRIVLSAGGGTAELLAALGLSQPAMQTRPLHMIIAKGPGLKPLYAHCLGGGTKPRITVTTHPAADGNWVWYMGGDIAEADGVARTPEEQIATAQKELAQLLPWIDMSQTRWATLRVDRAEPFQSGLSRPDNAFVAEQGRLLVGWPTKLALAPDFADRVINSLERDGIRPSASEPLPALPTPAIGQPAWEQLLP
- a CDS encoding multidrug efflux SMR transporter produces the protein MNAAYCYLAIAICSEVIATVSMKAIKGWSTPIPLLLVIVGYGVAFWMLTLVVRTVPVGVAYAVWAGMGIVMVSIAALFIYGQKLDVPAMLGMGLIVLGVVVIQLFSKTAGH
- a CDS encoding LysR family transcriptional regulator encodes the protein MAMQWNLEQMRLFVDVAEQRSFSAVARGQRKAQSAVSNGIALLEADLGVSLFERSSGRQPSLTEAGAVLLEEAREVLRQCERLNGRALSLTRGEEACLRLAQDEAMLFQPVLDSLEALAVHYPLLEVQLSSAAQGDVARKLVERKADLGLLFYHDQIPEALERRVVGSVEMVTVCGVNHPLAQDKYVTCQRLAQFRQLLMSTQTSVYPGSEAASPLVWRADSFYVLAEWMMSGLGWAWLPRHIVQYPTYQQKMVELDSEWTPPALVVELVWRRDEHLGPAARFLAERFAECLQAID
- a CDS encoding metal ABC transporter ATPase, translating into MPRTLIRKNPSNFKTLPLHVEATPEGLSYQSVGMPLNFAQTLQRRKPVEVADPERFVLELANLGVSVRLTLHWQNKDYWVLVRQRRQDRGDVVLKLISGYVPAHELNLPLHTAIQEIAEECLLETPEGWLSGRFNDTWLPAPYAAALHYREALPFRLSPLSGAARPVRCATTQLIERPRAYVHLPTASLQLIYDLRLEVPKEAKSLSLFHVDERLEGDQLVARLDRQRPDLYLMPLKDGQPLAELYTVKKDQLYPASTRGLYLAESFAQQEGWLVREERIRWKDWLRQQGLAAPEKESKLKRLAQRVLRKIVPKKKVKG
- a CDS encoding aldo/keto reductase encodes the protein MSLPTLHDLHRPLGSTGLLVSPLGLGTVKLGRDQGVKYPNGFTIPDDDAARMLLRQARQLGINLIDTAPAYGMSEERLGPLLRDQRKDWVIVSKVGEEFENGVSSHDFSAAHTRMSIERSLKRLETDFIDLVLVHSDGNDLHILNDCEVYQTLAELKREGKIRGFGFSGKTVEGGVKALEQGDCAMVTYNLNEQAEKTVIDYAAAHGKGILVKKALASGHVCLEPGMDPIRASFMLLFAQTGVASAIVGTINPLHLAHNVATAAQVIRQL